A part of Halobacillus shinanisalinarum genomic DNA contains:
- the bla gene encoding class A beta-lactamase produces the protein MHTFTLFMSLLALVTLSACMNADGSTNASSKEENEAEQTANTDEKFAQLENEFDAQLGVYTLDTSTNQTIEYRPEKRFAFASTYKALAAAIVLQQKSKDDLKEVITYTEDDLVSYSPVTKEHVDTGMTLLELSEAAVRTSDNTAGNLLFKALGGPGEFEQALRQIGDSVTQADRYEPDLNEFTPGDTRDTSTPKALATSLKAFAVGDLLSNDKRELFTDWLQGNATGDGLIRAGAPEGWVVGDKSGAASYGTRNDIAVVWPPNREPIVIAIMSHLDKEDAQYNDALIAQAAEVALNALK, from the coding sequence ATGCATACGTTCACACTGTTTATGTCGTTGCTCGCACTAGTTACCCTCAGCGCTTGCATGAATGCAGACGGTTCGACCAATGCCTCATCTAAAGAGGAGAACGAAGCGGAACAAACGGCGAATACAGATGAAAAGTTTGCCCAACTCGAGAATGAGTTTGACGCTCAGCTCGGCGTCTATACGCTCGATACGAGCACAAATCAGACCATCGAATATCGACCAGAGAAGCGTTTTGCCTTTGCATCGACTTACAAGGCTTTGGCCGCAGCCATCGTGCTGCAGCAGAAATCTAAGGATGATCTTAAGGAAGTCATTACCTACACAGAGGATGATTTAGTATCCTATTCTCCGGTTACAAAAGAACACGTGGATACTGGGATGACACTTTTGGAACTAAGTGAGGCAGCTGTTCGAACCAGTGACAACACCGCGGGGAACCTCTTGTTTAAGGCCCTGGGAGGTCCTGGTGAATTTGAACAAGCCCTAAGACAAATCGGCGATAGTGTTACCCAGGCGGATCGATATGAACCGGACTTAAATGAATTCACCCCGGGAGATACTCGTGACACCAGTACACCAAAAGCTCTTGCCACCAGTCTAAAAGCATTCGCAGTCGGGGACTTGCTTTCGAATGATAAACGTGAATTATTCACGGATTGGCTGCAAGGCAATGCTACAGGAGATGGGCTGATTCGTGCAGGCGCACCTGAAGGTTGGGTGGTTGGTGATAAGAGCGGTGCCGCAAGTTACGGAACGAGGAATGACATTGCAGTTGTTTGGCCGCCAAACAGAGAACCAATTGTCATTGCGATCATGTCCCACCTTGATAAGGAGGATGCCCAATATAACGATGCGCTGATTGCTCAAGCTGCCGAGGTTGCTCTTAACGCCCTTAAATGA
- a CDS encoding LysE family translocator, protein MNYHNVFHYDTPLLDSFIVFKTSSAKVSTALSGFAVLGIISGIFTAGLYDWIPVVEPYFKVAGAVYLLYLAWQVSLPKGSRKDYVGLQSSFLSGFIFQVINVKSILFFLTVMSAFILPFSDSIKSIVMYLTLTIFLGWLALLLWSTFGSMLKNFLAKHDKAFRIIMGGLLICCSYFYLAAFEGFIKS, encoded by the coding sequence TTGAACTACCATAATGTTTTTCATTATGACACTCCTTTGTTAGATTCATTCATCGTATTTAAAACAAGTTCAGCAAAAGTCTCTACCGCCCTGTCGGGATTTGCCGTACTTGGAATAATAAGTGGAATATTTACAGCGGGTCTATACGACTGGATTCCTGTGGTGGAACCATATTTTAAAGTGGCTGGGGCAGTGTACCTTCTTTACTTAGCTTGGCAGGTTAGTCTGCCTAAAGGTTCAAGGAAGGATTACGTAGGATTGCAGTCTTCCTTTTTATCAGGTTTTATCTTTCAGGTTATTAATGTCAAAAGCATTTTGTTCTTTTTAACAGTTATGAGTGCATTTATTCTACCGTTTAGTGATTCTATTAAATCCATCGTAATGTATTTGACGCTAACCATTTTCCTTGGTTGGTTAGCGTTACTTTTATGGTCAACTTTCGGCTCTATGTTAAAAAACTTTCTTGCCAAACATGATAAGGCGTTTCGAATAATCATGGGTGGTTTGTTGATCTGCTGCAGCTATTTTTATTTAGCAGCTTTTGAAGGTTTTATAAAAAGTTAA